From Piliocolobus tephrosceles isolate RC106 chromosome 16, ASM277652v3, whole genome shotgun sequence, the proteins below share one genomic window:
- the UBE2Z gene encoding ubiquitin-conjugating enzyme E2 Z — MAESPTEEAATAGAGAAGPGASGVAGVVGVSGSGGGFGPPFLPDVWAAAAAAGGAGSPGSGLAPLPGLPPSAAAHGAALLSHWDPTLSSDWDGERTAPQCLLRIKRDIMSIYKEPPPGMFVVPDTVDMTKIHALITGPFDTPYEGGFFLFVFRCPPDYPIHPPRVKLMTTGNNTVRFNPNFYRNGKVCLSILGTWTGPAWSPAQSISSVLISIQSLMTENPYHNEPGFEQERHPGDSKNYNECIRHETIRVAVCDMMEGKCPCPEPLRGVMEKSFLEYYDFYEVACKDRLHLQGQTMQDPFGEKRGHFDYQSLLMRLGLIRQKVLERLHNENAEMDSDSSSSGTETDLHGSLRV, encoded by the exons ATGGCGGAGAGTCCGACTGAGGAGGCGGCGACGGCGGGCGCCGGGGCGGCGGGCCCCGGGGCGAGCGGCGTTGCTGGTGTCGTTGGCGTTAGCGGCAGCGGCGGCGGGTTCGGGCCGCCTTTCCTGCCGGATGTGTgggcggcggcagcggcagcgGGCGGGGCCGGGAGCCCGGGGAGCGGCCTGGCTCCGCTGCCCGGGCTCCCGCCCTCGGCCGCTGCCCACGGGGCCGCGCTGCTTAGCCACTGGGACCCCACGCTCAGCTCCGACTGGGACGGCGAGCGCACCGCGCCGCAGTGTCTACTCCGGATCAAGCG GGATATCATGTCCATTTATAAGGAGCCTCCTCCAGGAATGTTCGTTGTACCTGATACCGTTGACATGACTAAG ATTCATGCATTGATCACAGGCCCATTTGACACTCCTTATGAAGGGGGTTTCTTCCTGTTCGTGTTTCGGTGTCCGCCCGACTatcccatccacccacctcgggtcAAACTGATGACAACGGGCAATAACACAGTGAGGTTTAACCCCAACTTCTACCGCAATGGGAAAGTCTGCTTGAGTATTCTAGG TACATGGACTGGACCTGCCTGGAGCCCAGCCCAGAGCATCTCCTCCGTGCTCATCTCTATCCAGTCCTTGATGACTGAGAACCCCTATCACAATGAGCCTGGCTTTGAACAG GAGAGACATCCAGGAGACAGCAAAAACTATAATGAATGTATCCGGCATGAGACCATCAGAGTTGCAGTCTGTGACATGATGGAAGGAAAGTGTCCCTGTCCTGAACCCCTACG AGGGGTGATGGAAAAGTCCTTTCTGGAGTATTATGACTTCTATGAGGTGGCCTGCAAAGATCGCCTGCACCTTCAAGGCCAAACTATGCAG GACCCTTTTGGAGAGAAGCGGGGCCACTTTGACTACCAGTCCCTCTTGATGCGCCTGGGACTGATTCGTCAGAAAGTGCTGGAGAGGCTCCATAATGAGAATGCAGAAATGGACTCTGATAGCAGCTCATCTGGGACAGAGACAGACCTTCATGGGAGCCTGAGGGTTTAG